One genomic window of Halanaerobium saccharolyticum subsp. saccharolyticum DSM 6643 includes the following:
- a CDS encoding lactate racemase domain-containing protein: MVKPLIKESGYLTEEEIDKILIELSEKLKKYDNILIIPPDITRKHSGIGNITSKLYKMIKDYINNIDIMPALGTHDEMKEQDLIEMFGNEIPLDRFIVHKWREDTIKVGEISESLIRELSNDKMTDAIPVRINKIIFDDKYDIILSIGQVIPHGVVGMANYTKNIVVGCGGEEIINKSHFLGALTGIEKVLGKGNTSVRKLYDHCQKKYLSDAPIIYMLTVNSTEINPKTSLTDIKGIFIGKERDVYEKAVKLSQKENIIKAGKPLKKVVVYLDEKKFHSTWIGCKAIYRTRKAIADDGELIIIAPGIEKFGEDKEFDRLIRKYGYQGTENTLESVRENKELQDNLSAAAHLIHGSSENRFKITFSTKYLTEAEVKKANFNYLPLQEALEKYKIKEFDYGFNKLDSGEKIFYIDNPTTGLWVV; encoded by the coding sequence ATGGTTAAACCTTTAATAAAAGAATCTGGATATCTAACCGAAGAAGAAATAGATAAAATATTAATTGAACTATCTGAAAAATTAAAAAAGTACGATAATATTTTAATTATTCCACCGGATATTACAAGAAAACATTCTGGAATTGGAAATATAACCTCTAAGTTATATAAAATGATTAAAGATTATATTAATAATATTGATATAATGCCTGCACTCGGGACACATGATGAAATGAAAGAGCAAGATCTTATAGAAATGTTTGGAAATGAAATTCCATTAGACAGATTTATTGTACATAAATGGAGAGAAGATACTATAAAAGTAGGTGAGATATCAGAATCTCTAATTAGAGAATTGTCTAATGATAAAATGACTGATGCAATACCGGTTAGAATAAATAAAATAATCTTTGATGATAAATATGATATTATTTTATCTATAGGTCAGGTAATTCCACATGGAGTAGTTGGAATGGCTAATTATACTAAAAATATTGTGGTTGGTTGTGGAGGAGAAGAGATAATAAACAAATCTCATTTTTTGGGAGCACTTACAGGAATAGAAAAAGTACTAGGAAAAGGAAATACTTCTGTAAGAAAACTATATGACCATTGTCAAAAAAAATATTTAAGCGATGCACCAATTATATATATGCTTACTGTAAATTCAACTGAAATCAATCCAAAAACATCTTTGACCGATATAAAAGGTATTTTTATAGGAAAAGAACGTGATGTCTATGAAAAAGCAGTAAAATTAAGCCAAAAAGAAAATATTATTAAAGCAGGGAAACCACTAAAAAAAGTTGTAGTATATTTAGATGAAAAAAAATTTCACAGTACCTGGATTGGATGTAAGGCTATTTATAGGACTAGAAAAGCAATTGCTGATGATGGAGAATTAATAATAATTGCTCCCGGAATAGAAAAATTTGGAGAAGATAAAGAATTCGATAGATTGATTAGAAAGTATGGTTATCAAGGTACTGAAAATACATTAGAAAGTGTTAGAGAAAACAAGGAACTTCAAGATAATTTATCTGCAGCAGCACATTTGATTCATGGTTCATCAGAAAATAGATTTAAAATAACTTTTTCTACAAAATATTTAACTGAAGCGGAAGTTAAAAAAGCTAATTTTAATTATTTACCTTTACAAGAGGCTTTAGAAAAATATAAAATTAAAGAATTTGATTACGGTTTTAATAAATTAGATTCTGGAGAGAAAATATTTTATATTGATAATCCAACAACTGGATTATGGGTTGTTTAA
- a CDS encoding mannitol dehydrogenase family protein — translation MLKLAKKELKDKTQWTEAGIEPPEFDYQNLIDKTKANPEWVHFGAGNIFRAFIARLQQELLNTGKVETGIIAAEGFDYEIIDKVYQPAENLSLVVKMSADGNMNKTLLASITEALKADSSFEKDWEELKEIFKKPSLKMVSFTVTEKGYALDNMDGEFFSFVLEDFEAGPEGDLNHLMAKVTALAYERYQAGAYPFAFVSMDNCSHNGQKLKDAVLTVAEKWIENGLVEKEFIAYLGNESKVAFPWSMIDKITPGPAPEVKQKLEDIGFKNTEIVKTNKNTEIAAFVNAEAPEYLVIEDNFPNGKIALDKVGAIYTDRDTVNQVETMKVTTCLNPLHTAMAVYGCLLGHTSIAEEMEDQEIRALVEQIGYKEGLPVVVNPGVLDPKSFIDEVVKERLVNPYIPDTPQRIAKDTSQKVAIRFGETIKSYRDADDLNPADLVVVPLAIAGWLRYLLAVDDQGIEMPLSSDPMLDELTSQLEGIELANIDSVGDKLKPILANDKLMAVDLYEIGLGEKIEGYFKEMIAEEGAVRATLKKYLLN, via the coding sequence ATGCTCAAACTAGCTAAGAAAGAATTAAAAGATAAAACACAGTGGACTGAAGCAGGAATAGAACCACCAGAATTTGACTACCAGAACTTAATTGATAAAACAAAAGCAAATCCTGAATGGGTACACTTTGGAGCAGGTAACATTTTCAGAGCATTTATTGCTCGTTTACAGCAGGAGCTATTAAATACAGGAAAGGTAGAAACAGGTATTATAGCAGCGGAGGGTTTTGACTATGAGATTATAGATAAAGTTTACCAGCCTGCTGAAAATTTAAGTCTGGTTGTTAAGATGTCTGCAGATGGTAATATGAATAAAACACTGCTGGCAAGTATCACAGAAGCTTTAAAAGCTGATTCCAGCTTTGAAAAAGACTGGGAAGAACTAAAAGAAATTTTTAAAAAGCCAAGCTTAAAGATGGTTAGCTTTACAGTAACTGAAAAAGGTTATGCCCTGGACAATATGGATGGCGAGTTCTTCTCCTTTGTTTTAGAAGATTTTGAAGCTGGGCCTGAAGGAGATTTAAACCACTTAATGGCTAAAGTAACTGCTCTGGCATATGAGCGTTATCAAGCAGGAGCTTATCCTTTCGCTTTTGTCAGTATGGATAACTGCTCTCATAACGGTCAAAAACTTAAAGATGCAGTTTTAACTGTAGCCGAGAAGTGGATAGAAAATGGACTTGTAGAAAAAGAATTCATAGCTTATCTAGGTAATGAATCCAAGGTTGCTTTTCCTTGGTCTATGATTGACAAAATTACTCCGGGACCAGCTCCAGAGGTTAAGCAGAAATTGGAGGACATTGGCTTTAAAAATACAGAAATTGTAAAAACAAATAAAAACACAGAAATAGCAGCTTTTGTTAATGCAGAGGCCCCAGAATATTTAGTTATTGAAGATAATTTTCCCAATGGTAAAATTGCACTTGATAAGGTAGGAGCAATTTATACAGACCGGGATACTGTAAATCAGGTTGAGACTATGAAAGTAACTACCTGTTTAAATCCGCTGCACACTGCGATGGCAGTTTATGGTTGTCTCTTAGGTCATACTTCAATTGCTGAAGAGATGGAAGATCAGGAGATTAGAGCTTTAGTAGAGCAGATTGGTTACAAAGAAGGACTGCCGGTTGTTGTAAATCCAGGAGTACTTGATCCAAAGTCCTTTATCGATGAGGTGGTAAAAGAAAGATTGGTTAACCCATATATTCCAGACACACCACAGAGAATAGCCAAAGATACTTCACAAAAAGTTGCAATTCGTTTTGGAGAAACAATTAAATCTTACCGTGATGCTGATGATTTAAATCCAGCCGATTTAGTTGTAGTTCCCCTGGCAATAGCTGGTTGGCTGAGATATCTACTTGCAGTAGATGACCAGGGTATTGAGATGCCTTTAAGCTCAGACCCAATGTTGGATGAACTAACATCTCAGTTAGAAGGAATTGAGCTAGCTAATATAGATTCTGTAGGAGATAAATTAAAGCCTATTTTAGCTAATGATAAATTAATGGCAGTTGATCTTTATGAAATAGGGCTTGGAGAAAAAATAGAGGGCTATTTTAAAGAAATGATAGCAGAAGAGGGAGCAGTTAGAGCTACTTTGAAAAAATATCTCTTGAATTAG
- the uxuA gene encoding mannonate dehydratase, whose translation MKMIFRWFGKDDDSISLKEIRQIPGMTGVVSALQDIPVGEEWPVSRIKDLKKDINDAGLELEVIESVNIHEDIKLGLPSRDKYIDNYKKTLVNLANEGIKVVCYNFMPVFDWLRSDLAEELKDGSNTMSYDEKDIEKTDPIKLVEEIGSGSKEFTLPGWEPERLAELKGIMKKYNDVTADDLFDNLKYFLENIMATCEENDIKMAIHPDDPPWPIYGLPRIMIGKENMKKLLKMVDNPYNGLTLCSGSLGSNPENNVPEIIREFGSRIHFAHVRNLKFDGEGKFHETSHLSSDGSLDLFEIVKALYDSGFGGYIRPDHGRMIWEEKARPGYGLYDRALGATYINGLWEAIDKMNKNN comes from the coding sequence ATGAAAATGATATTTAGGTGGTTTGGCAAAGATGATGATAGTATTAGTTTGAAAGAAATAAGACAAATACCAGGTATGACTGGAGTTGTAAGTGCACTTCAAGATATTCCTGTAGGAGAAGAATGGCCTGTTAGTAGAATCAAAGATCTTAAAAAAGATATTAATGATGCAGGATTAGAATTAGAAGTTATAGAAAGTGTTAACATTCATGAAGATATTAAATTAGGATTACCCTCTCGTGACAAGTATATTGATAATTATAAAAAAACACTTGTTAATTTAGCAAATGAAGGAATAAAAGTTGTTTGTTATAATTTTATGCCAGTTTTTGATTGGTTAAGATCTGATTTAGCAGAAGAATTAAAAGACGGTTCTAATACGATGTCCTATGATGAAAAAGACATTGAAAAAACTGATCCTATAAAACTTGTAGAAGAAATAGGCAGTGGATCAAAAGAATTTACATTACCTGGTTGGGAGCCTGAACGTTTAGCAGAATTAAAAGGTATTATGAAGAAATATAATGATGTTACCGCAGATGATCTTTTTGATAATTTAAAATATTTTTTAGAAAACATAATGGCGACATGTGAAGAAAATGATATTAAGATGGCAATTCATCCTGATGATCCACCATGGCCAATTTATGGGCTGCCCAGAATAATGATAGGTAAAGAAAACATGAAAAAACTATTAAAAATGGTAGATAATCCATATAATGGACTCACTTTATGTAGTGGTTCTTTAGGTTCAAATCCTGAAAATAATGTACCTGAAATAATTAGAGAATTTGGGAGTAGAATTCATTTTGCACATGTAAGGAATTTAAAATTTGATGGAGAAGGTAAATTTCATGAAACTTCTCATTTATCTAGTGATGGTTCTTTAGATTTATTTGAAATAGTAAAAGCCTTATATGATAGTGGTTTCGGAGGGTATATAAGACCAGATCATGGTAGAATGATTTGGGAAGAAAAAGCTCGCCCAGGTTATGGATTATATGATAGAGCACTAGGAGCTACATATATTAATGGTTTGTGGGAAGCAATTGATAAAATGAATAAAAATAATTAA
- a CDS encoding GntR family transcriptional regulator — protein MLIKITDHKKENMNMKNYIYNILKENILYFNLKPGKKLKKSVFIKEFNVSRTPIREAFAKLEEEKLINIYPQRGTFVSLIDINSVENFKFVREKLEISNLIKSCEMLNQKDILELQTNIEMQEICLKRDDHVCFYKYDNEFHKMLFNCSGRADVWETINKSSMDLNRMRILSLYTNFNRPDVLSDHKEILEAVKSRNIKNSEKAMKAHMDRIVFDTEKMVNDYKNYFKLNKSG, from the coding sequence ATGTTAATTAAAATAACGGATCATAAAAAAGAAAATATGAATATGAAAAATTATATTTATAATATTTTAAAAGAAAACATTCTTTATTTTAATTTAAAACCAGGAAAAAAGTTAAAAAAAAGTGTTTTTATAAAAGAATTTAATGTAAGTAGAACTCCTATCAGAGAAGCATTTGCTAAACTGGAAGAAGAAAAGCTTATAAACATATATCCTCAAAGGGGAACTTTTGTTTCGTTAATTGATATTAATTCAGTAGAAAACTTTAAATTTGTTAGAGAAAAGCTGGAAATATCAAATTTAATAAAAAGTTGTGAAATGTTAAACCAAAAAGATATATTGGAACTACAAACGAATATTGAGATGCAGGAAATATGTTTAAAAAGAGATGATCATGTATGCTTTTATAAATATGATAATGAATTTCATAAAATGTTATTTAATTGTTCAGGGAGGGCTGATGTTTGGGAAACAATAAATAAATCAAGTATGGATTTAAATCGAATGAGGATTCTCAGTTTATATACCAACTTTAATAGGCCAGATGTACTATCTGATCATAAAGAAATTTTAGAAGCTGTTAAAAGCAGAAATATTAAAAATAGTGAGAAAGCAATGAAGGCCCATATGGATAGGATAGTATTTGATACTGAAAAAATGGTAAATGATTATAAGAACTATTTTAAACTAAATAAAAGTGGGTGA
- a CDS encoding sugar transferase: MFFKRLLDIIFSLILTVLLAPFLFIIALLIRVESKGSPIFAQKRVGQHSKSFTIYKFRTMRIDTPDVPTNEFNDRDKYITKMGKFLRVTSLDELPQLFNIIKGDMSFVGPRPPLFSQSELVANRKEHGVDKFKPGITGWAQINGRDDIDDEQKFEYDLYYKQNHSLILDFKIVLITFLQVIKQEGLIENGD, from the coding sequence TTGTTTTTTAAAAGATTACTTGATATCATATTTTCATTAATTTTAACAGTTTTATTAGCACCATTTTTATTTATAATTGCTCTATTGATAAGGGTGGAGTCCAAAGGAAGCCCCATATTTGCTCAAAAAAGGGTCGGGCAGCACAGCAAGTCTTTTACTATTTACAAATTTAGAACAATGCGTATTGATACCCCAGATGTGCCTACAAATGAATTTAATGATAGAGATAAGTATATAACTAAGATGGGGAAGTTTCTCAGGGTAACCAGTTTAGATGAACTACCACAGCTTTTTAATATTATAAAAGGTGATATGAGCTTTGTTGGACCGAGACCTCCACTTTTTTCTCAGTCAGAGCTGGTAGCTAATCGTAAAGAACACGGAGTAGATAAATTCAAACCAGGAATTACTGGCTGGGCTCAAATTAATGGTCGAGATGATATAGATGATGAGCAGAAATTTGAGTATGATCTCTACTATAAGCAAAATCATTCGCTAATTTTGGACTTTAAAATAGTGTTGATAACCTTTCTACAGGTAATTAAACAGGAAGGCTTAATCGAGAACGGTGACTAA